TCGCCGGTCCGGATTGGACGGTTACGCGCGTGATCGCTCGGTCACTGCGTTCGAGTCTCGCCGGCAACAGACGCATCCCCGTCGGATCCCTCTCGCGGATGGGCGCGGCGGGCCGCCGTTCTGTGGGAAGAATGCTCTATCCGCGTGGCGCGCTCGTACACAGGATGGACCTCACGCTTCCGCCAGCGCCACGTGAGGTGCTGACCATGCACGACACCGTCGCGTGGAGATTCTCCGATGAGGGAACCCCGAATCCGGCGGTCCTCGACGAGATCCGTCGCGCGGCTGCCGTGGTCTGTGTCTCGCAGAACACGGCGCAAGATGTCGCCGACCTCACCGGGCGCACTGACCTGCGCGTGGTGCATCCGGGCGTCGATGAACGATTCTTCTCACCGGAGCCGCTTTCTCAGCAGGAGCGCGAGAGCCTCGGCCTGTCGGGCCCGTTCGTGCTGCACGCCGGCGGTGCAAGCGCGCGCAAGAACCTGGAGGCTCTCGCCGCGGCATGGCGGATCGTCCACTCATCCGTCCCCGGCGTCACACTCGCCATGGCAGGCCCGCAGCATCCTCGTCGAGATGCCCTTGTTGCTGACCTGCCTCGCGTCGCACGGCTTGGGCGCGTCGCTGACGAGCTCGTGCCGCGCCTGCTTGCGTCTGCAGAGGCCGTGGTCGTTCCGTCTCTCTATGAGGGGTTCGGACTCCCCGTCATCGAGGCGATGGCAGCGGGTGTTCCGGTGATCGCCGCGCGTACGAGTTCGCTGCCCGAGGTAGCCGGAGGTGCCGCGGTGCTCGTCGAACCGGACGGTTGGAGTATCGCCGAGGGAATGGAGTACGTCCTCAGCGGAGCGGCAGACGTCGCGGCGCTCCGTGAGAGGGGACGCGCCCACGCTCGGTCGTTCACATGGGACGAGAGCGTGCGGGCTCTGGCGCGAGTGTGGGTGGATGCTGCGCGCGCAGCGTGAGCCGGCTGGTCTCGGTCAGATCTTTCGCGCCAGCAGAGCCTCCCACGCGAGCAGCGGACTGCGGTAGCTGCCGTCGAATCGCTGTTTGAGACGCTGCACCGAGTTCTCGAGATCGCTGATCGCCGCTGCGACGCGCTCGGGAGAGGCTCGGCGGGCGAAGCCGATGAGCTGATCAACCGTCATGTCGGGCGCGAAATCGAACCGACGAGTCTGTTCACCGCGGCTTACAACGCTCTCGTGATCGAGAAACTTGAAGTCGCCGCCGATGAGCACGGGCTCGAGCATCGTCCAGCACGCGGGAATTCCGTACGAATCCGCGATGATGACTCCGTGCAGTGATGTTGAGACGATCGCCGCGCACGAGGCGATGTCTCGAATGACGGCGGCCGGACTGCGAGCGACATCGATAAGCATCACGTCTTTCGGATGCGTGAGAGCGATCCGCCGAAAGTGGGCATCGTCGAAATGGCTGCCGTGCGGAACGATCCCGAGGCGATGAGTTACGCGAGGGCGCCGCAGCACACGCGATGCGAGAAGCCCGGGGTCCCCGAGGGCGACGGAGCCGTCTGCACCAAGCGCCCGCTGTGTCAGAGGACCGCGGACGGCCAGGGGCTCGGCCGAAGGAAGCGTGACAGGGGCGTCGGAGATCAAACCTGTTCCCCAGATCAGTCCAGAGTAGTCACGGGGAACGAACTGCATGAGGCTGCCGACCCCGATCACCTGAGCCCTGTGAAACTCCGCGTGCACGGGAATGAATCCGAAATGTCGCAGCAGCCACGGTGTGAGAGCGTCGCCGAAGTTCGGATGGCCGTCCCACCAGTAGGCCTCGACGAGTGGCGCCCGTGGGTAGAGACGCGGATCGAGCATCGAGCGACCGAGCGAGAGAGCGCTTCGCGTTCTGCGCCATGATGGCCGTGCGTAATTGCTGTCGATGAACTCGCGGAGACTCATCATGGGACGATTCTGCTCTCGGGCCGCTTTAAGGGGGGTGTCGCGCGCGAGGTCGCGCTCGAAGGCCGTCACGAGCGCCGCGTGCGCTGCGCCGCGACGGGAAGGTGCGATGGCGAGCTCGGGTAGAGGCCTGACGCGATGTCGGCGAGTGCCTCATCGAGGAGAGCGATCATTGTCTTCCACCGTGAAGCTGTGCGACCTGTCGGGTCGTCAATGTCGTCCTCAGGATTGTCGCCGAGAAAGTCGAGTGCCGACTGGTCCGATTCGTCATCTAGCCATGACCCGAGTGAGACTCCGGAAGGGCGCTCATGCCCGTCGATCCACTGTGCAAACTGTCTGACCGTGAACAGGCGAGGAGCGATGTCGGACGTCGACGCCAGAAGGGTGCGAGCGTGCTCGCGTGTGAGCGTGAGTATCAGGTCGTACTCGGTCAAGGATGCTGGATCGACCTGTGTACTCGTATGAGAGCTCAGGTCGAGCCCCGCCGCCGCGGCGTGCAGCGCGGCAGTCTGAGATGCTCCGCGGCCTGTCGCCTCGGTGCCCGCGGAATCGATGTCGAGCGCGCTTCCGCGGGTTTTCGCACGGAGCATCGCAGCGGCGAATGGCGAGCGGCTCTCGTTCGCGGTGCACACGACGAGCACGCGGTCGCGGCGTTCGTGTGGTCGTGGTTCACTGCGGTCCGCGCGAGGTGCCCTCACGCTACTCTGCCGGTCCATTCGGTCGAGCCTCTCCCCGTGAGGCATGCGCGGTCGCTCGTCATCGGCGAGGTAATACGCCGAATAGCTGCGCGGGAGCTTATGCCGGGTCCTGTTGGCGACGGTGCCGAGCACAGCAGCGCCGTTTGCGGTGAGCGTCGTGAAAACGTGAGAAAGCAGAGGCTGCTTCGTGCGGTTCATGCTGGCCAGTACGATCGTTCCGTCTGCGTACCCGGCAACCATCGAAGCATCGGCGAGGGCGAGAGCAGGAGGAGTGTCGACGATCACAATGTCGGCAGTGTCGCTCAATGCGCGCAGAAGCGCGCCCATGCGCGCTGTGGCGAGCGCGTCAGCAGGATCGTCGCGAAGCGCGCCCGGTGGGAGCACGCGTAGGCCGTCGATTGCCGTCGGCTGGAGGGCATCGAGTGCGCGAACGGGGAGGGCGATGTCGTCTGCTGGGCCGGACGCGGAGAGCAGTCCTCCGAGACCGGGACCTCCCATGCTGTCGGGAAAGTACGCGTCGAGGCTCGGCCTGCGCAGGTCACCAGCGACGAGAACGACACGGCGCCCTGTGCGCGCCCACGACGCGGCGAGGTTCGCCGAGACGAACGTCTTGCCGTCGCCAGGCTCGACGCTCGTGACGACGAGTACTCCGCTCTCGCGGGGCATGGCGACCTGAAGGGTTGTGCGCAGCGAGCGCAGCCCCTCGCTCATCGGCGACGATTCACCGCCTTCTGCGGGAAGATAGCCGCTCTTTCGGGTTGCACGCCTGTCAATCGGCAGCTGTGCGAGAACGGGGGAACTCGTTGCGCGCTCAATCTCATCAGGACGCCGGATGCGCGTATCGAGACGATCGCGCGCCAGCGCGAGACCCAGACCCGCGAGCAGGCCGGATGCCAGCGCAACCCCGGCGACGGTGAGCGTCGTCGGGTTGGTCGAGGCGCCAGCGCTCGCCGCGGCCGTGATCGTCGCGGGCGGCCCGGCCGTCTGCAGGGAGGTGATCGATGCGTTCAGCGCGTTCACCCGGGCCAGTGCCGTCGTCAGGTTTGTCTGGGCAAGCTGGTCGGCCGGGTCATCGTCGACCTGATTCTGGTACGTCTTGGCCTCCCCTGAGACCTCCGCCAGCTGCTCGGAGAGCGCCTTCTGGGTTGAAGCCATCACCCCGTCGAGATAGGCGGAGTACGCAGCCGCCGCAGCGGCGGCCCGTTGCTGAGAGACGCGAGGGTCTCCCGCCGAGGCTGTGACGTGGAACGTCGACGTCGTCGTGGTCGCCGTTTCAATCGGCTCCTGTGAAATCGAGCCGACCAGGGATCCAGAGGGGACCTTCAGCTCGACTTCCGCAGCCTCGAGAACTGTCGGGGTGGATATCACGGAGGGATCGACATCGACGGCGATTCCCGACAGCATCCCCGTGTTGATGGCCTCGGTCATCAGGGGGCTGATGCGAATTGTCGTCGATGACTCGAAGTTCGGGGTGAGCCGCTGAAGATAGGACACGGCGATTGCCGAAGCGAGGACCGTCACCGCGATGATGATCCACTTGCGCCGCCAGATAACGGTGAAGATGTCGTTGATTGTCACGGTCTGCCGTCCGATCTCGGGTGGCGCGTCGCCACGGGGTGGGGGAGGGAAGGTGAAATGTGCGAGCTGCGACGTCGTTGGTCGACGAGCTCACGAAGAACCGCCGCGAACTGCTTCACGCGGCAGCGCCAGTCGGGTACGTGTTCGCGATGGTGCGCGACTGTGGGCCGCTGCAGCGCTTCGACGACGCGGGCCGGGAAATCTGCGGCGCTCGCAATGTCAAGCGTTCCGGGTTGCTCGTTCTCTCGAAATCCTGCGACCGGCGTGCTCACGACGGGCCGGTCGACGGCCTGATACTCGTACAGTTTGATGGGGTCGAGGCTTTCGGTGAAAGGCGTGACCGCGTGGGGAACGATGAGCACCTCTGCGTGCTGCAGGTAGCCGGGGATCGCCTCATATGGGCGAATCCCCAGCATCAGCACGCCGGGCGATAGCACCAGACGCTGCGTGTTCTCAGGCGTCAGCGCGTTCGGGCCGACGAGTACGCACGTGCCGCCGATGGCGCTCAGTGCGGCGCCCGTGCGGACAACGAGATCGACGTCGATGCGGTCTTCGTGGAGAGTGCCGGCGTAGACCGCGCACGCACCGTCAGGGAGATCGGTCGGCCGGGACGCGGGTTGGCGGTATCGCTCGACGTCGACGGCATTGGGAATGGTGACCAGGTCGGGTCGGGAGCTCCTGCGGCTGGTGGCGAGACCAACGGAGCAGACGACGATGGCCCCGCACGTCTGCATGAGAGCGTCCTCGTCGCGCACGAGCCTGTCGTGTTCGCGGTCCGTACGCCGGGCGGCGAGCCAATCGTCTGTCATGTCGTAGAGAGCGGGTGCGGAGTACACCGTGAGCATCGAAGCCCATCGGGGGTCGTTGAACCACAGCACCGAGGGGGTGCTACCAACACGTCGCAACGCTCGGCGTACGCTGCTCTGCAGCATCCGGTCGGCTCCGGGACCCAGAACTCGGGGCAGCCATTTGGTTGGCTGGATGAGCGTGAGCCGCCCGTCATAACCGTCTGCGATCCGGGTACCGGAACCGAAGCGCGGCCGTCTGCCTGAGAGCACGTCGTGTGCGATGTCGGAGGGAGGTTCGACAAAGAACACGCGGATGCTGTCGTCGGCGCGCACCAAACCGTCGACGAGGTACTGGTTGCGGCGCCAGACCGTGTCCCACGGCTCGAGTGAGAACAGCAGAATCGTCAGCGACGAGTCTGCAGAAGCGGGTTCGGTGTGCGGCTCAGAGCGTGCCGTTCGGATGATGCGTGTTTCTGCACTCATGACAGACATCCTTCGTAAACTGCGAGCGTGGCGTCGGCCTGCGCGCGCACGGTGAACCGCTCGCGTTGCGCTCTCTGCGCACGAAGCCCGTAGCGTCGGCGACTCTCGGCATTGGCGACGGCGATGTCGAGAAGACGTGCGGCGCCGCGAACATCGTCAGGTTGAAAGAGCAGAGCACCTTCGACGCTGCCGATCGTCTCGGCATGGCCGCCGGAGGCGGATGCGACAACGGGCAGCGCGCACGCCATCGCCTCGAGCACGGAAAGACCAAGACCCTCTCGTGCTGTGGGAGCGAGAAACACCCCGGCGTCGGGCATGAGTGCGCGAACATTCTCCTGGTGACCGAGGAAACGCACGGAATCTCTGACACCGAGAGCGGCCGCCTGGCGTTGCAGCCGCTCTCGCTCGCTGCCGTCGCCGGCGATGTGCAGCTCCCAGCCCTCATCTCGTGCGCGCGACGCCGCCCAGGACGCGATCGCGACATCGGTTGCTTTCTCGGGCTCAAGGCGCTGTGCCATGAGCACGATGCGACGGCCGCACGCTCCCGCGGCAGCATCTGTCACCCCGGTGTGGACGACGCTGCTGGGCTCGCCGATGCTGCCCGCAACGAAGTGAGAGATGGAGATCTGCGCGGCGAACCGACGACGCGCCATGCTGAACGCTGCACGGATCGGGCGCGAACGTCCACGAGGAGCAGCGAAATGGCGCGTGCTCACGAGGTGCGAATCGCTCCTCACCGACGCCATGATTCCGGCGAGGTCGGCGTTCGACATGTGGGTATTCACGATGTCGGCTCGCGAAACCAATCGAAGGGCGGCGCGCGCAGAGCGCAGTGTTTCCGCGGGCAGAAACCGAACGTCGGATCCCCCGAGCGACTGCTTCATGGGCTCGGTGGCACCGCCGATCACGGTCACACGCCAGCCGCGATCTGCCTGACGCGGTGCGAGCAGGCTCACATATCGTTCGACTCCGGCAAAAGCTGCAGAGCAGGTCAGGTGCACGACGTGCTTGGCGCCTGAATCCGTGGAGCTGGTCATGGCGCTTCCTCTCGACGATTCAGGTGCGATCCGCCAACCGCGGTGAGCGGCCGGCCGAAGGCGGTGGCTTGCGGCCCTCTCGGGAGCCCTTTGTCGCGGTAAAGCGCGCCGAACGTGATGCCGGTGACGATCCAGAGGAGCGAGGCTTGACCCGCTACCCAGTAGAGGTCGAGCTGCGCCTGCGCCAGACGAGTGACGACAACCGCAGCACCTACCGTTCCGTACGCGGGATCGAGACGCCAGAG
This DNA window, taken from Paramicrobacterium agarici, encodes the following:
- a CDS encoding polysaccharide pyruvyl transferase family protein; the encoded protein is MMSLREFIDSNYARPSWRRTRSALSLGRSMLDPRLYPRAPLVEAYWWDGHPNFGDALTPWLLRHFGFIPVHAEFHRAQVIGVGSLMQFVPRDYSGLIWGTGLISDAPVTLPSAEPLAVRGPLTQRALGADGSVALGDPGLLASRVLRRPRVTHRLGIVPHGSHFDDAHFRRIALTHPKDVMLIDVARSPAAVIRDIASCAAIVSTSLHGVIIADSYGIPACWTMLEPVLIGGDFKFLDHESVVSRGEQTRRFDFAPDMTVDQLIGFARRASPERVAAAISDLENSVQRLKQRFDGSYRSPLLAWEALLARKI
- a CDS encoding glycosyltransferase family 4 protein — encoded protein: MMTRVPMLDRVAIATIATAVPMGAQVYQEAVAARAHRTLDEVAGPDWTVTRVIARSLRSSLAGNRRIPVGSLSRMGAAGRRSVGRMLYPRGALVHRMDLTLPPAPREVLTMHDTVAWRFSDEGTPNPAVLDEIRRAAAVVCVSQNTAQDVADLTGRTDLRVVHPGVDERFFSPEPLSQQERESLGLSGPFVLHAGGASARKNLEALAAAWRIVHSSVPGVTLAMAGPQHPRRDALVADLPRVARLGRVADELVPRLLASAEAVVVPSLYEGFGLPVIEAMAAGVPVIAARTSSLPEVAGGAAVLVEPDGWSIAEGMEYVLSGAADVAALRERGRAHARSFTWDESVRALARVWVDAARAA
- a CDS encoding Wzz/FepE/Etk N-terminal domain-containing protein, whose translation is MTINDIFTVIWRRKWIIIAVTVLASAIAVSYLQRLTPNFESSTTIRISPLMTEAINTGMLSGIAVDVDPSVISTPTVLEAAEVELKVPSGSLVGSISQEPIETATTTTSTFHVTASAGDPRVSQQRAAAAAAAYSAYLDGVMASTQKALSEQLAEVSGEAKTYQNQVDDDPADQLAQTNLTTALARVNALNASITSLQTAGPPATITAAASAGASTNPTTLTVAGVALASGLLAGLGLALARDRLDTRIRRPDEIERATSSPVLAQLPIDRRATRKSGYLPAEGGESSPMSEGLRSLRTTLQVAMPRESGVLVVTSVEPGDGKTFVSANLAASWARTGRRVVLVAGDLRRPSLDAYFPDSMGGPGLGGLLSASGPADDIALPVRALDALQPTAIDGLRVLPPGALRDDPADALATARMGALLRALSDTADIVIVDTPPALALADASMVAGYADGTIVLASMNRTKQPLLSHVFTTLTANGAAVLGTVANRTRHKLPRSYSAYYLADDERPRMPHGERLDRMDRQSSVRAPRADRSEPRPHERRDRVLVVCTANESRSPFAAAMLRAKTRGSALDIDSAGTEATGRGASQTAALHAAAAGLDLSSHTSTQVDPASLTEYDLILTLTREHARTLLASTSDIAPRLFTVRQFAQWIDGHERPSGVSLGSWLDDESDQSALDFLGDNPEDDIDDPTGRTASRWKTMIALLDEALADIASGLYPSSPSHLPVAAQRTRRS
- a CDS encoding glycosyltransferase; this translates as MSAETRIIRTARSEPHTEPASADSSLTILLFSLEPWDTVWRRNQYLVDGLVRADDSIRVFFVEPPSDIAHDVLSGRRPRFGSGTRIADGYDGRLTLIQPTKWLPRVLGPGADRMLQSSVRRALRRVGSTPSVLWFNDPRWASMLTVYSAPALYDMTDDWLAARRTDREHDRLVRDEDALMQTCGAIVVCSVGLATSRRSSRPDLVTIPNAVDVERYRQPASRPTDLPDGACAVYAGTLHEDRIDVDLVVRTGAALSAIGGTCVLVGPNALTPENTQRLVLSPGVLMLGIRPYEAIPGYLQHAEVLIVPHAVTPFTESLDPIKLYEYQAVDRPVVSTPVAGFRENEQPGTLDIASAADFPARVVEALQRPTVAHHREHVPDWRCRVKQFAAVLRELVDQRRRSSHISPSLPHPVATRHPRSDGRP
- a CDS encoding glycosyltransferase family 4 protein → MTSSTDSGAKHVVHLTCSAAFAGVERYVSLLAPRQADRGWRVTVIGGATEPMKQSLGGSDVRFLPAETLRSARAALRLVSRADIVNTHMSNADLAGIMASVRSDSHLVSTRHFAAPRGRSRPIRAAFSMARRRFAAQISISHFVAGSIGEPSSVVHTGVTDAAAGACGRRIVLMAQRLEPEKATDVAIASWAASRARDEGWELHIAGDGSERERLQRQAAALGVRDSVRFLGHQENVRALMPDAGVFLAPTAREGLGLSVLEAMACALPVVASASGGHAETIGSVEGALLFQPDDVRGAARLLDIAVANAESRRRYGLRAQRAQRERFTVRAQADATLAVYEGCLS